The following coding sequences lie in one Portunus trituberculatus isolate SZX2019 chromosome 26, ASM1759143v1, whole genome shotgun sequence genomic window:
- the LOC123509224 gene encoding general transcription factor II-I repeat domain-containing protein 2B-like translates to MKKANVERHYSSKHAKLSDLGGQMRLDKINALRRCLESQQASFTRPRCDRDNVIQTSYALSDLIAKKLKPHIEGEFVKECIVKAAELLAPDKLQLFQSVSLSRRTVSDRITDLAQDIHKTLKDSARDFQFFSVACDETTDITNTAQLAILFVE, encoded by the coding sequence ATGAAGAAGGCCAATGTGGAGCGTCATTACAgctcaaaacatgctaagctCAGTGATTTGGGAGGACAAATGCGTCTGGATAAAATCAATGCTCTTCGGCGGTGTTTAGAATCACAACAAGCCTCTTTCACAAGACCTCGGTGTGACAGAGACAACGTTATTCAGACGAGTTATGCACTGAGTGACCTAATTGCCAAGAAGCTGAAGCCTCACATAGAGGGAGAGTTTGTGAAAGAGTGCATCGTTAAAGCTGCGGAGTTGCTAGCGCCAGACAAACTTCAGTTATTTCAGAGTGTTAGTTTGTCTCGTAGAACCGTCTCAGATCGGATTACTGACTTAGCACAAGATATTCATAAAACACTGAAGGATTCTGCAAGAGATTTCCAGTTCTTCTCTGTGGCTTGTGACGAGACAACAGACATAACAAATACCGCCCAACTGGCCATTTTGTTCGTGGAATAA